A window of Sulfurovum riftiae contains these coding sequences:
- a CDS encoding REP-associated tyrosine transposase has protein sequence MSNYKRIFLNGYSYFITVVTHRRNPILIKNIELLREAFRESKKKYSYTIDAIVIMPDHLHMIITPKEAEEYSKIVSFVKRYFSRQCDPRYYAHLNQSNSRWRRGLKPIWQKRFFEHTIRNDVDMRETLQYMYHNPVKHGYVQDPKEWTYSSFLP, from the coding sequence ATGTCAAATTACAAACGTATATTTTTAAACGGCTACAGCTATTTTATCACTGTTGTTACCCACCGTCGCAACCCAATCCTTATTAAAAATATCGAGCTGCTCAGGGAGGCATTCAGGGAGAGTAAGAAAAAATACAGTTATACAATAGATGCGATCGTGATTATGCCTGACCATTTGCATATGATCATTACACCTAAAGAAGCAGAGGAGTATTCCAAGATTGTTTCTTTTGTGAAACGATATTTTTCACGACAATGCGATCCCCGGTATTACGCTCATCTTAATCAATCAAACAGTCGATGGAGACGCGGACTGAAACCGATATGGCAGAAACGTTTTTTTGAACATACTATTCGTAATGATGTCGATATGAGAGAGACTTTGCAGTATATGTACCACAATCCTGTGAAGCATGGATATGTACAAGATCCGAAAGAATGGACTTATTCATCCTTTTTACCGTAG